One segment of Trichlorobacter ammonificans DNA contains the following:
- a CDS encoding V-type ATP synthase subunit A, which produces MNGVITGIAGPTVTVELTGLTLYEIVLVGSAGLTGEVVRLERDRAVVQVYEDTRGLALGEPVRGTARPLVAQLGPGLLGGMYDGLQRPLEKLLERDGPFIGAGSSASLLDSPARWNFVPLREAGETVRAGEVIGHAEEGRVRHLVTAPRDGELAALTAGAFSLCQEVGRYADGTPVTVCCQWPVRRPRPCRRRLPPAEPLVTGQRVVDFLYPLARGGTAIIPGGFGTGKTILEQAVAKFADVDLVVYVGCGERGNEMAELLEEFASLSDPWTGRRLMERTIVVANTSNMPVAAREASIYTAVTMAEYFRDMGCHVLLLADSISRWAEALREISSSLEEMPGEEGYPTYLASRMAGFMERAGVVETVSGAIGSLSMILSVSPPGGDFTEPVTQACLRTAGAFLMLDAALAHRRHFPAVNWFQSYSLYEQAMEQHFARSVSAGWVEARRGCRGLLQREEALREVAEIVGHEGMQEQDRLILHSAERIRQEFLCQGAYGEDAFSPPSRTVALIDAILADHRRIEQRLAAGETLDAALEKGGGDAAQ; this is translated from the coding sequence ATGAACGGGGTGATCACCGGCATAGCGGGCCCCACCGTGACCGTGGAACTGACCGGTCTGACGCTCTACGAGATCGTGCTGGTGGGGAGCGCCGGCCTGACCGGCGAGGTGGTGCGGCTGGAGCGGGACCGGGCCGTGGTGCAGGTGTACGAGGATACCCGCGGTCTTGCCCTGGGTGAGCCGGTGCGGGGGACGGCCCGCCCCCTTGTCGCCCAGTTGGGGCCGGGGCTTCTGGGAGGGATGTACGACGGCCTGCAGCGCCCCCTGGAAAAGCTGCTGGAGCGGGACGGTCCCTTCATCGGCGCCGGCAGCAGCGCCTCCCTGCTGGACAGCCCGGCGCGTTGGAATTTCGTCCCCCTCAGGGAGGCGGGTGAAACGGTGCGGGCCGGCGAGGTGATCGGCCATGCCGAAGAGGGGCGGGTACGCCACCTGGTGACCGCCCCCCGTGACGGAGAGCTTGCCGCGCTCACGGCCGGTGCCTTCAGCCTCTGCCAGGAGGTGGGGCGTTACGCCGACGGCACCCCGGTCACGGTCTGCTGCCAGTGGCCGGTACGCCGGCCCCGTCCCTGCCGCCGCCGACTCCCGCCCGCCGAACCGCTGGTGACCGGCCAGCGGGTGGTGGATTTCCTCTACCCCCTGGCCCGTGGCGGTACCGCCATCATCCCCGGCGGTTTCGGTACCGGCAAGACCATTCTGGAGCAGGCGGTGGCCAAGTTCGCCGACGTGGACCTGGTGGTGTACGTGGGGTGCGGCGAGCGGGGGAACGAGATGGCCGAACTGCTGGAGGAGTTCGCCTCCCTGAGCGATCCCTGGACCGGCCGGCGGCTGATGGAGCGAACCATCGTGGTGGCCAATACCTCCAACATGCCGGTGGCGGCCCGGGAGGCCTCCATCTACACCGCCGTCACCATGGCCGAGTACTTCCGGGACATGGGCTGTCACGTGCTGCTCCTGGCCGACAGCATTTCCCGCTGGGCCGAGGCGCTGCGGGAAATCTCCTCCTCCCTGGAGGAAATGCCGGGAGAGGAAGGATATCCCACCTACTTGGCCTCCCGCATGGCCGGCTTCATGGAGCGGGCAGGGGTGGTGGAGACCGTAAGCGGTGCCATCGGCTCCTTGAGCATGATCCTTTCCGTCTCCCCGCCGGGGGGGGATTTCACCGAACCGGTCACCCAGGCCTGCCTGCGCACCGCCGGAGCCTTCCTGATGCTGGACGCGGCCCTGGCCCACCGCCGTCATTTTCCGGCAGTGAACTGGTTCCAGAGCTACTCGCTCTACGAACAGGCCATGGAACAGCACTTTGCCCGCAGCGTGTCGGCCGGATGGGTGGAGGCCCGCCGTGGCTGCCGCGGCCTGCTGCAGCGGGAGGAAGCGCTGCGGGAGGTGGCTGAGATCGTCGGCCACGAGGGGATGCAGGAGCAGGACCGCCTGATCCTGCACAGTGCCGAGCGGATCAGGCAGGAGTTCCTCTGCCAGGGGGCCTACGGCGAGGACGCCTTCAGTCCGCCGTCCCGGACCGTGGCCCTGATCGACGCTATCCTGGCCGATCACCGCCGGATCGAACAGCGCCTGGCCGCCGGCGAAACCCTGGATGCGGCCCTGGAAAAAGGAGGCGGCGATGCGGCTCAGTGA
- a CDS encoding V-type ATP synthase subunit F produces MKRVVAVTPADADNGFACCGAVQLAAEPGQVAELLQQALAASDGGVVILDERLVEEVGEEMLHALEQRWSGVLVVLPAPLGTAAAEDYALRLIRRAVGYQVKVRR; encoded by the coding sequence ATGAAACGGGTGGTGGCGGTCACTCCTGCCGACGCCGACAACGGCTTTGCCTGCTGCGGAGCGGTCCAGTTGGCGGCTGAGCCCGGTCAGGTGGCGGAACTGCTGCAGCAGGCCCTGGCGGCGTCCGACGGCGGGGTGGTGATCCTTGATGAACGGCTGGTGGAGGAGGTGGGGGAGGAGATGCTCCATGCCCTGGAACAGCGCTGGTCCGGCGTGCTGGTGGTACTGCCGGCTCCCCTCGGAACGGCGGCGGCCGAGGATTACGCCCTGCGGCTGATCCGCCGGGCCGTGGGCTACCAGGTGAAGGTGCGGCGATGA
- a CDS encoding V-type ATP synthase subunit E: MGRRELLEALQREGAETLAAIAAGETAEEARLRRTAAEQSADERQRHERELARCCDERRAALLATASREAALIRLRAEHLLALRLRERAQACLGQVCSGGDEGLFRRLAGELPELAWGTVTVAEVDRQVAEACFPGVTVTTDPALSGGLRAVSADGSLTVDNSLETRLTRLWPDLLPTLMAELRTMPGDRTTEGGGEGATAAL, translated from the coding sequence ATGGGACGGCGGGAACTGCTGGAGGCGCTGCAGCGGGAGGGCGCGGAAACCCTGGCCGCGATTGCCGCCGGGGAGACGGCGGAGGAAGCGCGGCTGCGCCGGACGGCGGCGGAGCAAAGCGCCGACGAGCGACAGCGCCATGAACGGGAGCTGGCCCGCTGCTGTGACGAGCGCCGCGCTGCCCTGCTGGCAACGGCGTCCCGGGAGGCGGCGCTGATCCGGCTGCGGGCCGAGCACCTCCTGGCCCTGCGGTTGCGGGAACGGGCACAGGCCTGTCTCGGCCAGGTGTGTTCCGGTGGTGATGAAGGACTGTTCCGTCGGCTGGCAGGGGAACTGCCGGAGCTGGCCTGGGGAACGGTGACGGTGGCCGAGGTCGACCGGCAGGTGGCTGAAGCCTGCTTTCCGGGCGTGACGGTGACCACGGACCCGGCACTGTCCGGCGGGTTGCGGGCGGTCTCTGCCGATGGCAGCCTTACGGTGGACAACAGCCTGGAAACGCGGCTGACCCGGCTCTGGCCCGACCTTTTGCCGACACTGATGGCGGAGCTGCGAACCATGCCGGGGGACCGGACAACGGAAGGAGGGGGCGAGGGTGCGACGGCTGCTCTGTGA
- a CDS encoding ATPase, with the protein MEKVLICFAAALAVGLCAVATAWAQSRIGAASAGTIAERPELTGTVIILLAIPETMVILGFVIATMILNK; encoded by the coding sequence ATGGAAAAGGTCCTGATCTGTTTCGCCGCCGCCCTGGCAGTGGGGCTCTGCGCCGTTGCCACGGCCTGGGCCCAGTCGCGGATCGGCGCGGCCAGCGCCGGCACCATCGCCGAACGACCGGAGCTGACCGGCACGGTGATCATCCTGCTGGCCATTCCCGAGACCATGGTGATCCTGGGGTTCGTGATCGCCACCATGATCCTCAACAAGTGA
- a CDS encoding V-type ATP synthase subunit I produces the protein MIVSMSRLEVAGPRELLLEVLELIREQGIFQIEEEETGVSAADERVVAERLFLENLRRRTGEIIALLPSPDVTASRLDPLTVLDTIAVTVTQHLDFCRNLEERRQTLRREEEELARYEHLLTAIDRLISDRQDHDGLEFIGITLRDPSWVERLREALTLLVDGEYTLTTTRAGDGTLIGLIAAPPSRSAVIRKALNNEQLPELPLPESVGHLPLPQRIARLQERLAELRGLLAAVDGEREQFARRWLAFYRRIDHWLAQRLALLAATGSVRRTGMCFVIHGWALSERSEALATALNSRFGGRVVLERRDILEHDLDKVPVALRNPPYIRPFELFTRLLPLPRYSSWDPTPFIAVFFPLFFGMMLGDAGHGLVLLLAALWLRRRRPTGAVGDGARILLVSSSYAILFGMLFGEFFGEAGGRLLHLTPLLPERSTAVLPMLVFSLALGGCHMLLGMLLGVISALRHHQRSEAVARVAGISLIACLAMLAVSRLYPSPWLLSRPILLLIGLLLPLLVLSGGLLAPLEMVKTIGNIVSYARIMAIGLSSALLANAANHLAGLSGNLVLGALAAIALHGVAILLGLFAPAIHGLRLHFVEFLGTFVEPGGRRFEPLRKE, from the coding sequence ATGATCGTCAGCATGAGCAGGCTTGAGGTGGCCGGTCCCCGGGAGCTGCTGCTGGAAGTGCTGGAGCTGATCCGGGAACAGGGAATCTTCCAGATCGAGGAGGAGGAGACCGGGGTGTCGGCGGCCGACGAACGGGTGGTTGCGGAACGCCTCTTCCTGGAAAACCTCCGCCGTCGCACCGGCGAGATCATTGCCCTCCTGCCGTCCCCCGACGTTACCGCAAGCCGGCTGGACCCCCTGACCGTGCTGGACACCATCGCCGTCACCGTGACGCAGCACCTGGATTTCTGCCGCAACCTCGAAGAACGGCGGCAAACGCTGCGCAGGGAAGAGGAGGAGCTGGCACGCTACGAGCACCTGCTGACGGCCATCGACCGGCTGATCAGCGACCGCCAGGACCACGACGGCCTGGAATTCATCGGCATCACCCTGCGCGACCCCTCCTGGGTGGAGCGCCTGCGGGAGGCCCTTACCCTGCTGGTGGACGGCGAATACACCCTCACCACCACCCGTGCCGGCGACGGCACCCTGATCGGCCTGATCGCCGCCCCTCCCTCCCGCAGCGCGGTCATCAGGAAAGCGCTGAACAACGAACAGCTCCCCGAACTACCCCTGCCGGAGTCAGTGGGCCATCTCCCCCTGCCGCAACGGATCGCCCGTTTGCAGGAACGTCTTGCCGAACTGCGCGGTCTGCTGGCTGCCGTCGACGGGGAGCGGGAACAGTTCGCCCGGCGCTGGCTGGCCTTCTACCGCCGTATCGATCACTGGCTGGCGCAGCGGCTGGCCCTGCTGGCGGCGACCGGTTCGGTCCGGCGTACCGGCATGTGCTTCGTCATCCACGGCTGGGCCTTGAGCGAGCGGAGCGAAGCCCTGGCCACGGCCCTGAACAGCCGCTTCGGCGGCAGGGTGGTGCTGGAACGCCGGGATATCCTGGAGCATGACCTGGACAAGGTGCCGGTGGCCCTGCGCAATCCTCCCTACATCCGTCCCTTCGAGCTGTTTACCCGCCTGCTGCCGCTGCCCCGCTACTCGTCCTGGGACCCGACCCCGTTCATCGCCGTCTTCTTTCCGCTCTTCTTCGGCATGATGCTGGGTGACGCGGGGCACGGCCTGGTACTGCTGCTCGCGGCCCTCTGGCTGCGCCGCCGCCGGCCGACGGGTGCCGTCGGCGACGGCGCCCGCATTCTGCTCGTCTCATCCAGCTACGCCATCCTGTTCGGCATGCTGTTCGGCGAATTCTTCGGCGAGGCGGGGGGACGCCTGCTGCACCTGACGCCCCTTCTGCCGGAGCGGAGCACGGCGGTGCTGCCGATGCTGGTGTTTTCGCTGGCACTGGGAGGATGCCACATGCTGCTGGGGATGCTGTTGGGCGTGATTTCGGCGCTGCGGCATCACCAGCGCAGCGAAGCGGTGGCGCGGGTCGCCGGCATCAGCCTGATCGCCTGCCTGGCCATGCTTGCGGTTTCCCGGCTCTATCCCTCCCCCTGGCTGCTGTCCCGGCCGATCCTGCTGCTGATCGGCCTGCTGCTGCCGCTGCTGGTGCTGTCCGGCGGACTGCTGGCCCCCCTGGAGATGGTCAAGACCATCGGCAACATCGTTTCCTACGCCCGGATCATGGCCATCGGGCTCAGTTCGGCCCTGCTGGCCAATGCGGCCAATCACCTGGCCGGTCTGTCCGGCAACCTGGTCCTCGGCGCCCTGGCCGCCATCGCCCTGCACGGCGTGGCCATCCTGCTGGGGCTGTTCGCCCCCGCCATCCACGGGCTGCGACTCCATTTCGTGGAGTTCCTCGGCACCTTCGTGGAGCCCGGAGGCAGGAGATTCGAACCGCTGCGCAAGGAGTGA
- a CDS encoding TIGR04190 family B12-binding domain/radical SAM domain protein, with product MTDLTLLHPPSIFRFRELPCFLGPVSDVIPSTSIFEGYPIGFLTLSEYLTRHGFEVRVVNLALKMLRDRTFDAERFTAGLKSRAFGIDLHWLPHVDGSLGLAEQLKRQHPDVPVILGGLSATYFRDELMRDHPYVDFVVCGDSTEEPLRLLLEALRNGGGFERIPNLVWRREGLVVDNGISWRPDTLDHARYDYAHFFRMLLKYRDPVGYLPYLNWLEHPVLAVFTCRGCNHDCSGCGASSSAFSEVCVRTAPAFRSPQLLADDIAAIADHTGAPIMIIGDLLQAGPEYADAFFTAIGRHRIANELAVEFFHPPSRRIIERLSESIAHFNVELSPESHDIRVRRAFGKQFDNRLLEESLEALVASPCRRIDLFFMVGLPEQSYASVQASVAYCGDLLERFGAGGKLLPFLAPLAPFVDPGSRAFQNPEEMGYRLFYRSLADHRRAMLMPSWKQRLNYETAWMTRDEIVSATYDGAEALVVLKERHGLVSAAESRRIREQIERARRVVARLDSGDPPDAALREEIRQLNRLDTLCGKHELDWRVSGSRYHLFRCITSLFHGRP from the coding sequence ATGACCGACCTGACCCTGCTGCACCCGCCCAGCATTTTCCGTTTTCGCGAACTTCCCTGCTTCCTGGGGCCGGTGAGCGACGTCATCCCCTCCACCTCGATTTTTGAAGGCTATCCGATCGGTTTCCTGACCCTGTCGGAGTATCTCACCCGTCACGGGTTCGAGGTGCGGGTGGTCAACCTGGCCCTGAAGATGCTGCGGGACCGTACCTTTGACGCAGAGCGGTTCACAGCCGGACTGAAGAGCAGGGCCTTCGGCATCGACCTGCACTGGCTTCCCCATGTCGATGGCAGTCTCGGCCTGGCGGAGCAACTCAAGCGGCAGCACCCCGACGTGCCGGTGATCCTGGGAGGGCTGTCCGCCACCTACTTTCGCGATGAGCTGATGCGCGACCACCCCTACGTCGATTTCGTGGTCTGCGGCGATTCCACCGAGGAACCGCTGCGGCTGCTGCTGGAGGCGTTGCGGAACGGCGGCGGTTTCGAGCGGATACCCAACCTGGTCTGGCGCCGGGAGGGCCTGGTGGTGGACAACGGCATCAGCTGGCGTCCCGACACCCTGGACCACGCCCGTTACGACTACGCCCACTTCTTCCGGATGCTGCTCAAATACCGCGACCCGGTGGGGTATCTTCCCTACCTCAACTGGCTGGAACACCCGGTGCTGGCGGTCTTTACCTGCCGCGGCTGCAACCATGACTGTTCCGGCTGCGGCGCCTCGTCGTCGGCCTTCAGCGAGGTCTGCGTGCGCACCGCGCCGGCATTTCGCTCGCCGCAGCTTCTGGCCGACGACATCGCCGCCATTGCCGATCATACCGGCGCACCGATCATGATCATCGGCGACCTGCTCCAGGCAGGCCCGGAGTATGCCGATGCCTTCTTCACCGCCATCGGTCGCCATCGCATTGCCAATGAACTGGCCGTTGAATTTTTTCATCCCCCCTCGCGCCGGATTATTGAGCGGCTGTCGGAAAGCATCGCCCATTTCAACGTGGAGTTGTCGCCGGAATCCCACGACATCAGGGTTAGACGGGCCTTCGGCAAGCAGTTCGACAACCGCCTGCTGGAGGAGTCGCTGGAGGCGTTGGTTGCCAGCCCCTGTCGGCGGATCGACCTTTTCTTCATGGTGGGACTGCCGGAGCAAAGTTACGCCTCGGTGCAGGCGTCGGTGGCCTACTGCGGCGACCTGCTGGAGCGGTTCGGCGCCGGCGGCAAGCTGCTCCCCTTCCTTGCTCCCCTGGCACCGTTCGTGGACCCCGGTAGCCGGGCTTTTCAAAATCCCGAAGAGATGGGGTATCGCCTATTCTACCGGAGCCTGGCCGATCACCGCCGGGCCATGCTGATGCCGAGCTGGAAACAACGGCTGAACTACGAGACCGCCTGGATGACCCGGGACGAGATCGTCAGCGCCACCTACGACGGCGCCGAGGCCCTGGTGGTGCTGAAGGAACGCCACGGTCTGGTCAGTGCCGCCGAATCGCGCCGGATCAGGGAGCAGATCGAGCGGGCCCGCCGGGTGGTGGCGCGGCTGGACAGCGGCGACCCGCCGGACGCAGCGCTCAGGGAGGAGATCCGGCAGCTGAACCGTCTCGATACCCTCTGCGGCAAGCATGAGCTGGACTGGCGGGTGAGCGGCAGCCGCTATCACCTGTTCCGCTGCATTACCTCCCTCTTCCACGGACGGCCCTGA
- a CDS encoding hydrogenase small subunit, which translates to MPRTPFDQWNDDEPCAEYLARQGVSRRQFLSLCGRIAAVLGCGGLVAGGRSEALAKEIAQRLAGATRPVVVWLQLQECTGCLESALRSGDRTLENLILSMVSLEYNELLMAPAGSRANEVLDNAIARPHLLVVNGSIPLRDKGVYCVIGGETAEEQLRRAAKNATAVLAVGACAHYGSVQAAAPNPTGAVGVEEIIRDRPVVNLAGCPPIGEVITATLLYYLVYGHTPPLDREGRPLFAYGQRIHDKCPRRAHYDAGQFVTDFDDESARRGYCLYKVGCKGPATFAPCPIIEWNQGSGSPIKAGHPCLGCTERDFFDRMSPFYERMPSLDVPGVGVELTANRIGAAVVGASLAGVAVHSAATVLRKRQSRKEQSEPLPLAVLGDEEASGDTSRESDR; encoded by the coding sequence ATGCCGCGCACACCCTTTGACCAGTGGAACGATGACGAACCCTGCGCCGAATACCTGGCACGCCAGGGGGTCAGCCGCCGCCAGTTCCTGTCGTTGTGCGGCCGGATTGCCGCGGTTCTCGGCTGCGGCGGCCTGGTGGCCGGCGGCCGGAGCGAGGCGCTGGCCAAAGAGATCGCCCAACGGCTGGCCGGTGCCACACGACCGGTGGTGGTCTGGCTGCAGCTTCAGGAATGCACCGGCTGCCTGGAAAGCGCCCTCCGTTCCGGTGACCGCACCCTCGAAAACCTGATCCTCTCCATGGTTTCCCTTGAGTACAACGAACTGCTGATGGCTCCGGCCGGTTCCCGGGCCAACGAGGTGCTGGACAACGCGATTGCCCGGCCGCACCTGCTGGTGGTGAACGGTTCCATCCCGTTGCGCGACAAGGGAGTTTACTGCGTGATCGGCGGCGAAACCGCCGAGGAGCAGTTGCGCCGGGCCGCCAAAAACGCCACCGCCGTGCTGGCGGTGGGAGCCTGCGCCCACTACGGCTCGGTCCAGGCGGCCGCTCCCAATCCCACCGGCGCCGTGGGGGTAGAGGAGATCATCCGGGACCGGCCGGTGGTGAACCTGGCCGGCTGTCCCCCCATCGGCGAGGTGATCACCGCCACCCTGCTCTACTATCTGGTCTATGGCCACACCCCGCCCCTGGACCGGGAGGGGCGGCCGCTCTTCGCCTATGGCCAGCGGATTCACGACAAGTGTCCCCGCCGGGCCCACTACGATGCCGGCCAGTTCGTTACCGACTTCGACGACGAAAGTGCCCGCAGGGGGTACTGCCTCTACAAGGTGGGGTGCAAGGGGCCGGCCACCTTCGCCCCCTGTCCGATCATCGAGTGGAACCAGGGAAGCGGCTCGCCGATCAAGGCCGGCCACCCCTGCCTGGGCTGCACCGAACGGGACTTCTTCGACCGGATGAGCCCCTTCTACGAACGGATGCCGTCCCTGGACGTTCCGGGAGTGGGGGTGGAACTGACCGCAAACCGGATCGGTGCCGCCGTGGTGGGTGCCTCCCTGGCCGGCGTGGCGGTGCACAGCGCCGCCACGGTGCTGCGCAAGCGCCAGTCCCGCAAGGAACAGTCGGAGCCCCTGCCGCTGGCCGTGCTGGGTGATGAGGAGGCGTCCGGCGACACCAGCAGGGAAAGCGACAGATAA
- a CDS encoding nickel-dependent hydrogenase large subunit — protein MAPQRIVIDPITRIEGHLRIELETDNGRISNAWACTTQFRGIEKILQGRDPRDAWALVQRICGVCTGVHAIASIRAVEDALKYPIPRAAEQIRSLMMDMGTVQDHVIHFYHLHALDWVDVTSALKADPEKTARLAATLADWPTNSAANFRAVRDKVQQSVAGGQFSIFSNGYWGHPAYRLPPEANLLALAHYLEALEWQRDVIRLQTIFGGKNPHPNFLVGGMACAINMDNQATVNQVSLAQLEGMVQRARAFVEKVYLPDLLAIASFYKEYADIGASSPHLMAVGEGGLSWAGSPSGTVKPGIVRDGDVTHLLPFDHKKIAEFITSSWYVYPDGDQAGRHPWQGETVPRYTGPTPPYQQLSAHRKYTWCKAPRYDGKPMQVGPNARLLTAYAQEHEATVALLTGTLDRLGLKPAQLNSTLGRTLARGLESQLIARRMSDTFAAFVETIRQGETATFNPALWEPESWPKSAQGVGFMEAARGTLSHWVQIENRKIVRYECVVPSTWNSSGRDGQGQLGPYEHALAGNGRHPLQDPQRPLEVLRTIHSFDPCQSCAVHLTDLRGRPLGEEVTVR, from the coding sequence ATGGCACCCCAGCGTATCGTCATAGACCCGATCACCCGTATCGAAGGGCACCTGCGCATCGAACTGGAAACCGACAACGGCAGGATCAGCAACGCCTGGGCCTGCACCACCCAGTTCCGCGGCATTGAAAAGATTCTCCAGGGGCGTGACCCCCGCGATGCCTGGGCCCTGGTGCAGCGGATCTGCGGCGTCTGCACCGGCGTCCACGCCATCGCCTCCATCCGTGCGGTGGAGGATGCCCTCAAATACCCGATCCCCCGTGCCGCCGAACAGATCAGAAGCCTGATGATGGATATGGGCACGGTACAGGATCATGTGATTCACTTCTACCATCTGCACGCCCTGGACTGGGTGGATGTGACCAGCGCCCTCAAGGCCGATCCGGAGAAAACGGCCCGGCTGGCCGCAACCCTCGCCGACTGGCCCACCAATTCGGCGGCAAACTTCCGCGCCGTGCGCGACAAGGTGCAGCAGTCGGTGGCCGGCGGCCAGTTCAGCATCTTCAGCAACGGCTACTGGGGACACCCGGCCTACCGCTTGCCGCCGGAGGCCAACCTGCTGGCCCTGGCCCACTACCTGGAAGCCCTGGAGTGGCAGCGGGACGTGATCCGGCTGCAGACCATCTTCGGCGGCAAGAATCCCCACCCCAACTTTCTGGTGGGGGGGATGGCCTGCGCCATCAACATGGACAACCAAGCCACGGTCAACCAGGTTTCCCTGGCCCAGTTGGAGGGGATGGTGCAGCGTGCCCGTGCCTTCGTGGAAAAAGTCTACCTGCCGGACCTGCTGGCCATCGCCTCCTTCTACAAGGAGTACGCCGACATCGGCGCCTCCAGCCCGCACCTGATGGCAGTGGGCGAAGGAGGCCTCTCCTGGGCCGGTAGCCCCTCCGGCACCGTCAAGCCGGGGATCGTACGGGACGGCGACGTGACACATCTGCTTCCCTTCGACCACAAGAAAATAGCCGAGTTCATCACCTCCTCCTGGTACGTTTACCCGGACGGTGACCAGGCGGGACGCCATCCCTGGCAGGGGGAAACCGTGCCGCGCTACACCGGCCCCACCCCGCCTTACCAGCAGCTTTCCGCCCATCGCAAGTACACCTGGTGCAAGGCCCCCCGCTACGACGGCAAGCCGATGCAGGTGGGACCCAATGCCCGGCTGCTCACCGCCTACGCCCAGGAGCATGAAGCCACCGTGGCCCTGCTGACCGGAACCCTGGACCGGCTGGGGCTCAAACCGGCCCAGCTCAACTCCACCCTGGGGCGGACCCTGGCACGGGGACTTGAGTCGCAGTTGATCGCCCGCCGCATGAGCGATACCTTTGCCGCCTTTGTGGAGACGATCCGGCAGGGAGAGACCGCCACCTTCAACCCAGCCCTCTGGGAGCCGGAATCCTGGCCGAAAAGCGCCCAGGGGGTCGGTTTCATGGAGGCGGCACGGGGCACCCTCAGCCACTGGGTGCAGATCGAGAACCGCAAGATCGTGCGCTACGAATGCGTGGTGCCCAGCACCTGGAACAGCTCGGGACGGGACGGCCAGGGGCAGCTTGGGCCCTACGAGCACGCCCTGGCCGGCAACGGCCGCCATCCCCTGCAGGACCCGCAACGCCCGCTGGAGGTGCTGCGCACCATCCACTCCTTTGACCCGTGCCAGTCCTGCGCGGTACACCTGACCGACCTGCGGGGCAGGCCGTTGGGAGAGGAGGTGACGGTACGATGA
- a CDS encoding cytochrome b/b6 domain-containing protein — protein sequence MSSRTAEDIHVALGVPMAFGGETSRDLLVAAALAARAGTTDPVDLALLGAAAHTEDLRNYQQLSYTPPDPRFKRSITRVRNLETGNEELIARGNLESILYLCRADEATRYHAGMEADLSEVDDFRAVGVAHGSAPRPDGSEEWTFLGFIPVKAVRRKTSRAETPNVYRYVVVWDWQLRFLHWAAFLTILLLCLTGWLIGSSRLTHGGIGEDTYYLGWLRLVHFSAGWLLVTMGILRIAGLFLASTRYQRWRALFPITLKDLKNLFLVGRNYLLCIFEHGPHYVGHNPLQQVAYTGIYLMALVAILSGFCLYVAYDPAFWLFRPFMLLNGLIGIQYIRLIHLAMLWVFLAFIPIHVYLAIRADTVEREGAISSIFSGGRWCRKGTRFEDD from the coding sequence ATGAGCAGCCGGACGGCAGAAGATATTCATGTCGCCCTGGGGGTACCGATGGCCTTTGGCGGCGAGACCAGCCGCGACCTGCTGGTGGCGGCCGCCCTGGCCGCACGGGCAGGCACCACCGACCCGGTGGACCTGGCGCTGCTGGGGGCTGCGGCCCACACGGAAGATCTGCGCAATTACCAGCAGCTTTCCTACACGCCGCCCGATCCCCGGTTCAAGCGGAGCATCACCAGGGTGCGCAACCTGGAGACCGGCAACGAGGAGCTGATCGCCCGGGGCAACCTGGAGTCGATCCTCTACCTCTGCCGGGCCGATGAAGCCACCCGCTACCATGCCGGCATGGAGGCCGACCTGAGCGAGGTGGACGACTTCCGGGCCGTGGGGGTGGCCCACGGCAGCGCTCCGCGACCGGACGGCAGCGAGGAATGGACCTTCCTCGGGTTCATTCCGGTCAAGGCGGTACGCCGCAAGACCAGCCGCGCGGAGACCCCCAACGTCTACCGCTACGTGGTGGTCTGGGACTGGCAGCTCCGTTTCCTGCACTGGGCCGCGTTCCTCACCATTCTGCTGCTCTGCCTGACCGGCTGGCTGATCGGCAGCAGCCGGCTGACCCACGGCGGCATCGGCGAGGACACCTACTACCTGGGCTGGCTGCGTCTGGTGCATTTCAGCGCCGGATGGCTGCTGGTGACCATGGGCATCCTGCGGATCGCCGGCCTGTTCCTGGCCTCCACCAGGTATCAGCGCTGGCGGGCCCTGTTCCCGATCACCCTGAAGGATCTGAAGAACCTGTTCCTGGTGGGGCGCAACTACCTGCTCTGCATCTTCGAGCACGGTCCCCACTACGTGGGCCACAACCCGTTGCAGCAGGTGGCCTACACCGGCATCTACCTGATGGCGCTGGTGGCGATCCTGAGCGGCTTCTGCCTCTACGTCGCCTACGACCCCGCCTTCTGGTTGTTCCGGCCGTTCATGCTGCTGAACGGGCTGATCGGCATCCAGTACATCCGCCTGATCCACCTGGCCATGCTCTGGGTCTTTCTCGCCTTCATCCCGATCCATGTGTATCTCGCCATCCGTGCCGACACGGTGGAACGGGAAGGAGCCATCTCCTCCATCTTCAGCGGCGGCCGCTGGTGCCGCAAGGGAACCCGCTTCGAGGACGACTGA